In Lates calcarifer isolate ASB-BC8 linkage group LG23, TLL_Latcal_v3, whole genome shotgun sequence, a single genomic region encodes these proteins:
- the LOC127139171 gene encoding LOW QUALITY PROTEIN: alpha-tectorin-like (The sequence of the model RefSeq protein was modified relative to this genomic sequence to represent the inferred CDS: deleted 3 bases in 3 codons), with the protein MACQIMLPVLLLGLISTVTTQSTGPLYPINGIASSQSDDGSSPQISLNRPFVFFGQTYNQIYVNHNGHLTFDAAWSSFSPQMFPMHGSRDIIAPLWVDLDNRENGQVYYNQYNSASVLQQATQDINSYFPGLNFNANWVFVATWYEVAYYPTTGTRTTVQAVLISGGQYSFVLMNYGVIAATSRHIQAGYDTVHSAHHFSIPGSFSSNSSGPDSNFRLSSNVNVAGRWAFRVDRGSTGCTFNGEPVQLGDSFWSDSTCAQKCTCTSSGLQCVRQPCSFSQICRESAFQFSCQTVQRRTCTISGDPHYYTFDNNVFHFQGTCTYVLSEQCGRGLPYYRVEGKNEHRGSTQVSWTRLVKVFVHNETIEMVKGHRGQAKVNGNFAATPFSLSNGTVQVYDSGFSVVISTNFGLEVSYDAYHYVRISLPYTYLNATCGLCGNFNNRPEDDFITRQGELVSSDVVFANSWQASGDNEAGCGVRCGGLACAGCTQHQTALYSNTDHCGILQSSSGPFAACHEQLPPQTFVESCVYDLCVGGGYQPILCQALNVYASRCQQNGIQLPSWRRQGFCEIPCPANSHFESQGTGCPATCVNPNSTHNCPLPAQESCICNSGYILSGGVCVPHSECGCSFEGRYYRSGETVILDEDCGRRCSCSYGTMTCRSHGCSPLESCRVEDGERRCRPNSYETCWIRGPGSYQTFDGVTYQYPGACRLTLARVMGLSQHPHFVLTAEKVPRGQQGFTRLLKFEAEGTQVSIEMTSSSRVDGQLIRLPFSLASNRIQIYHSSIHSIILRTSFGVTVQTVWPHFVRVTAPGIYNGSLGGLCGNYNGHSHDDFRTPNGVLVNSSQVFGDSWRDGSLAAHCVERVNHNPPANYNSSEYCGIISSPHGPFTQCWPMVDPQEQVDACVEIIRVSRDPRSTLCEVLRDYALMCQQSGITLGHWRNAAGCVQTCPQNSHYELCGTTCPSACPSLSFPFTCDTVCQDGCQCDDGFVLNGNQCVPPTSCGCYHSGRYRQGGEQFWDGEECQSFCSCNGTTGIVHCTPNSCGPQESCRVVGGDFGCHPNPHGTCSASGDPHYLTFDGKAYDFQGTCRYVLATLCNDTDGLHQFSVEAKNEPWNGFPVSITAEVFVNVWGYQVRVSRESRGMAEVNGISKNLPVLLNGNISIFASGSRTFISADFGLSVTYDGWSTVSISVPPNYRGQTCGLCGNFNGNQGDDFRIPSGTIVTSPDLFGRAWKVPGNYTCSDGCGSSCPRCTNEQPARAQCEVIQAADGPLSFCHEEVDPAPYFSDCVFDVCVSGNQGHDLLCRAIEVYVSACQSANVRIYPWRQNTTCRVDCPANSHYELCGTDCGHTCASSIDATCEQVCSEGCFCDDGFLRSGTTCVPVESCGCLYDGSYYNAGESFWTEGCSHRCECHAPNDLRCSAASCTPTQECTIRNGQLGCFDAMSTCTVWGDPHYITFDGAVAHFQGTCTYIITESVSHGTNETQFRVVATNNHRGNNRVSFVSAVDVYLSNQLESEYIRIGPNRRVKVNESEISLPATVGTLGQVVRQGGYIVVDASDLVVQFDGRSTLLVRIGQNRQNRVTGMCGNSNRNPADDKVLPNGTLAQNDNEFGHSWKAPTSQPGCGSTDDRSGGGLSDCTFREEYTELCSVITNTTGPFSACHLHPDPQPFFSSCVYDLCLYTPANGMLCSAISAYERTCSVLGLDIPEWRSGLQCAETDPCEHLNCTEYEWCGEKDGVYGCFCDEHHHRPNNESYDSSITCASSTGTMSVSRCQLFEAGFHSSALHLRDDSCTGTIQDGRLVFHFNNDDQLCGTVLRSNGTHFIYENTIQGNVDPHEGLISRQRNIHLRFCCEYLLTQALSMAVGINPVESIVRKKLPSGHGQYHMRMIPYQDASFRFPLTSHSNIEMEIDQRLYVEVRTEGVDGRQISTILDSCWATPVNYANYPVRWDLINNECPNPADGTVELVQNGVSTVARFSFRMFTFTNFTSIFLHCQVHLCLLSHNNCAAHCYPGYHRRTERDVSYHDMTSISLGPLHLMRRNSDTILRSSGAPGQLTSLVTLLISWLAAKTLV; encoded by the exons ATGGCATGTCAAATCATGTTGCCTGTGCTGCTTTTGGGATTGATAA gTACAGTGACTACTCAGAGTACAG GGCCCCTCTACCCAATTAATGGGATAGCAAGCTCTCAATCAGATGATGGAAGTTCACCCCAAATTTCCCTGAACCGACCTTTCGTGTTCTTCGGACAAACATACAACCAGATTTAT GTGAACCACAATGGACACCTGACCTTTGACGCTGCATGGTCCAGTTTCTCACCTCAGATGTTTCCCATGCATGGATCCAGAGACATCATTGCTCCACTCTGGGTAGATCTGGACAACAGAGAAAATGGTCAGGTCTACTATAACCAATACAACAGTGCCAGTGTCCTCCAGCAAGCTACACAGGACATTAATTCCTATTTC CCTGGACTGAACTTCAATGCCAACTGGGTCTTTGTTGCAACATGGTATGAGGTGGCCTACTATCCAACAACTGGCACC CGGACAACAGTCCAAGCAGTCTTGATCTCTGGTGGTCAGTACTCGTTTGTGCTGATGAACTATGGGGTAATAGCAGCAACATCTCGCCATATACAG GCTGGATATGACACAGTCCATTCTGCTCACCATTTCTCCATCCCTGGATCATTCTCTAGCAATTCATCAGGCCCTGACTCAAATTTCCGTCTGAGCAGCAATGTTAATGTAGCCGGTCGTTGGGCCTTCCGGGTAGACAGAGGATCAACAGGCTGCACTTTCAATG GTGAACCTGTGCAGCTGGGAGACTCATTCTGGAGCGACAGTACCTGTGCACAGAAGTGCACCTGCACCTCATCAGGCCTGCAATGTGTCAGACAACCCTGCTCCTTTTCCCAAATCTGCCGGGAAAGTGCCTTTCAGTTCTCCTGCCAGACAGTGCAGAGACGCACCTGCACAATAAGCGGTGATCCACATTACTATACCTTCGATAACAACGTGTTTCACTTTCAAGGTACCTGCACTTATGTCCTCTCAGAACAATGTGGTCGTGGGCTGCCCTACTATAGAGTAGAGGGCAAGAATGAGCACCGGGGCAGCACACAAGTCTCTTGGACACGACTGGTCAAAGTGTTTGTCCACAATGAAACTATTGAGATGGTCAAAGGACATCGAGGTCAAGCTAAG GTTAATGGAAACTTTGCAGCCACTCCTTTTTCCCTTAGCAATGGCACGGTCCAGGTTTATGACTCAGGTTTTTCTGTGGTTATCAGCACTAACTTTGGCTTGGAGGTATCCTATGATGCCTACCATTATGTCAGGATCAGTTTGCCCTACACTTACCTGAATGCAACATGCGGCCTGTGTGGAAACTTCAACAACCGCCCAGAGGATGACTTTATAACTCGCCAAGGCGAGCTTGTGAGCTCTGATGTGGTTTTTGCCAACAGTTGGCAAGCATCAGGGGACAATGAGGCTGGATGTGGAGTCCGATGTGGAGGCTTGGCATGCGCTGGCTGCACTCAACACCAGACAGCCTTGTACAGCAATACTGACCACTGTGGTATCCTCCAAAGCAGTTCTGGACCTTTTGCTGCTTGCCATGAACAACTTCCCCCACAGACCTTTGTGGAGAGCTGTGTGTATGATCTGTGTGTAGGAGGAGGATACCAGCCCATTCTGTGTCAAGCCCTAAATGTTTATGCAAGTCGTTGTCAGCAGAATGGTATCCAGCTGCCAAGCTGGAGGAGACAAGGCTTCTGTG AAATCCCCTGCCCAGCCAACAGCCATTTTGAGTCCCAAGGCACAGGATGTCCAGCTACCTGTGTCAATCCCAATTCCACCCACAACTGCCCTCTCCCTGCCCAGGAGAGTTGCATCTGCAATTCAGGCTACATCCTCAGTGGTGGGGTCTGCGTCCCTCATTCTGAGTGTGGTTGCAGCTTTGAGGGTCGCTACTACCGCTCTGGAGAAACTGTAATACTGGACGAGGACTGTGGGAGACGCTGTAGCTGCAGTTATGGCACCATGACCTGTCGCTCACATGGTTGTAGTCCACTTGAATCATGCAGGGTGGAGGATGGAGAAAGAAGGTGCAGACCTAACAGCTATGAAACATGCTGGATAAGGGGCCCAGGATCATATCAAACATTTGATGGAGTGACATACCAGTATCCTGGAGCATGTCGATTGACTCTTGCCAGAGTGATGGGATTGTCTCAACACCCCCACTTTGTGTTGACAGCAGAAAAAGTGCCCAGAGGCCAGCAGGGTTTTACCAGGCTGCTGAAGTTTGAGGCAGAGGGAACACAAGTCTCCATTGAGATGACAAGTAGCAGCAGA GTTGATGGTCAGCTGATCCGACTACCATTCAGCTTAGCATCCAACCGAATCCAAATCTATCACAGCAGCATTCACAGCATCATCCTTCGCACCTCCTTTGGTGTGACTGTGCAGACAGTCTGGCCTCACTTTGTGCGTGTCACTGCACCTGGTATCTACAATGGTTCACTGGGTGGACTCTGTGGTAACTACAATGGTCACTCACATGATGACTTCCGCACACCCAATGGCGTTCTGGTCAACAGCTCTCAGGTCTTTGGGGACAGCTGGCGAGATGGCTCCCTTGCTGCTCACTGCGTGGAGAGAGTTAATCACAATCCACCAGCAAATTATAACTCTAGTGAGTACTGTGGCATTATTAGCTCACCACATGGACCATTTACCCAGTGCTGGCCCATGGTAGACCCACAGGAGCAGGTGGATGCATGTGTGGAGATCATCAGAGTCTCTAGAGATCCAAGATCAACGCTATGTGAGGTCCTACGAGATTATGCACTAATGTGTCAACAGAGTGGCATAACCCTGGGACACTGGAGGAATGCAGCTGGCTGTG TGCAAACCTGCcctcaaaacagtcattatGAACTCTGTGGCACAACTTGTCCCTCTGCTTGCCCCagcctctctttccctttcacCTGTGACACTGTGTGTCAGGATGGGTGCCAATGTGATGATGGTTTTGTCCTCAATGGCAATCAGTGTGTGCCACCAACATCC TGTGGATGCTATCACAGCGGACGCTATCGGCAAGGTGGTGAACAGTTCTGGGATGGTGAGGAATGTCAGAGCTTCTGTTCCTGTAATGGTACAACTGGGATAGTCCACTGTACACCCAACTCCTGTGGTCCCCAGGAGTCCTGCCGTGTGGTGGGGGGTGATTTTGGCTGCCATCCCAACCCTCATGGCACCTGCTCTGCCTCTGGAGACCCCCACTACCTCACATTTGATGGCAAGGCTTATGACTTCCAGGGAACCTGCCGCTATGTTCTAGCGACCCTTTGCAATGACACAGATGGGCTCCACCAATTTTCAGTGGAAGCCAAGAATGAGCCATGGAATGGGTTTCCAGTTTCAATCACAGCTGAAGTCTTTGTCAATGTGTGGGGCTACCAAGTGCGTGTGtccagagagagcagaggtATGGCAGAG GTAAATGGAATAAGTAAAAATTTACCAGTTCTCTTGAATGGAAATATATCTATCTTTGCAAGTGGATCTCGCACATTTATCAGTGCTGATTTTGGCCTCAGCGTCACGTACGATGGATGGAGTACAGTGTCCATCTCTGTGCCACCGAATTACAG AGGACAAACATGTGGACTTTGTGGAAACTTCAATGGAAATCAAGGTGATGACTTCCGCATCCCATCTGGAACGATAGTCACCTCCCCAGATTTGTTTGGGAGAGCTTGGAAGGTTCCAGGCAACTACACCTGCAGTGATGGGTGTGGTTCCTCCTGTCCACGGTGTACCAATGAGCAACCTGCTAGAGCTCAGTGTGAAGTGATTCAAGCAGCCGACGGCCCCCTCAGCTTCTGCCATGAGGAGGTGGACCCAGCACCATATTTCAGCGactgtgtgtttgatgtctgtgtgtcgGGAAATCAGGGCCATGATCTTCTGTGCAGGGCCATTGAGGTGTATGTCAGTGCCTGTCAGTCAGCTAATGTCCGAATCTACCCTTGGAGACAGAACACCACCTGCA GAGTTGACTGTCCAGCCAACAGCCATTATGAGCTGTGTGGTACCGACTGTGGCCACACCTGTGCCAGCAGCATTGATGCCACCTGTGAGCAGGTTTGCTCAGAGGGATGTTTCTGTGATGATGGGTTCCTCAGGAGTGGGACAACATGTGTCCCAGTGGAAAGCTGTGGTTGCCTATATGATGGCTCCTACTATAAT GCTGGTGAGTCCTTTTGGACAGAAGGTTGCTCCCACCGATGTGAGTGCCATGCTCCCAATGACCTGCGCTGCTCTGCTGCATCTTGCACGCCAACACAAGAGTGCACCATCAGAAATGGCCAGCTGGGCTGTTTCGATGCAATGTCTACTTGCACTGTGTGGGGGGATCCACACTACATCACCTTTGATGGGGCAGTGGCTCATTTCCAGGGCACATGCACTTACATCATCACTGAGAGTGTGAGCCACGGCACAAATGAAACCCAGTTTCGGGTAGTAGCCACCAATAATCACCGTGGAAACAACCGTGTGTCATTTGTATCAGCAGTGGATGTATACCTCTCAAATCAACTAGAGAGTGAATACATCAGGATTGGACCAAACAGAAGAGTAAAG GTAAATGAAAGTGAGATATCTCTTCCTGCCACTGTGGGAACTTTGGGTCAGGTGGTAAGGCAGGGAGGCTACATAGTGGTTGATGCCTCGGACCTGGTCGTCCAGTTTGATGGCAGGAGTACCCTACTGGTCAGAATCGGTCAAAATCGTCAAAACAGAGTCACTGGGATGTGTGGAAACTCCAACAGAAATCCTGCAGATGACAAAGTCTTGCCCAATGGCACATTGGCACAGAATGACAATGAGTTTGGACACAGCTGGAAGGCACCCACAAGCCAACCAGG ATGTGGATCCACCGATGACAGGAGTGGTGGTGGATTGAGTGACTGTACCTTCAGGGAAGAATACACCGAGCTCTGCAGTGTCATCACCAACACCACCGGCCCATTCAGTGCCTGTCACCTGCAC CCTGACCCCCAGCCATTTTTCAGTTCCTGCGTCTATGATCTTTGCCTCTACACTCCAGCCAATGGCATGCTATGTTCTGCCATCTCAGCCTATGAGAGAACCTGCTCAGTTTTGGGGTTGGACATCCCAGAGTGGCGCTCTGGTTTGCAGTGTG CTGAAACAGACCCATGTGAACATCTGAACTGCACAGAGTATGAGTGGTGTGGTGAGAAGGACGGTGTGTATGGATGTTTCTGTGATGAGCACCACCATCGACCCAACAATGAAAGCTATG ACTCGTCCATCACTTGTGCCAGTAGTACAGGCACCATGTCTGTGTCACGCTGCCAGCTGTTTGAAGCTGGCTTCCACTCAAGCGCACTCCATCTCCGAGACGACTCCTGTACAGGGACTATCCAGGACGGACGACTGGTGTTCCACTTCAACAATGATGACCAGCTGTGTGGGACAGTTCTCAGG AGCAATGGAACCCATTTCATCTATGAGAACACCATCCAGGGCAATGTGGACCCTCATGAAGGTCTAATTAGCCGCCAAAGGAACATCCATCTGCGTTTCTGCTGTGAATACCTTCTAACCCAGGCCCTGTCTATGGCTGTGGGCATCAACCCTGTGGAGAG CATTGTGAGGAAGAAGCTTCCATCTGGCCATGGACAGTATCATATGAGAATGATCCCCTACCAGGATGCCAGCTTCCGCTTCCCACTGACCAGTCACAGCAACATAGAAATGGAGATAGATCAGAGGCTGTATGTTGAGGTGCGGACAGAAGGAGTTGATGGACGGCAGATATCCACCATTCTTGATTCTTGTTGGGCCACGCCAGTCAACTATGCCAACTACCCTGTCCGCTGGGATCTCATTAATAACGA GTGTCCTAATCCAGCAGACGGTACAGTAGAGTTGGTTCAGAATGGTGTCTCCACTGTGGCCAGATTCTCCTTCAGGATGTTCACCTTTACCAACTTTACATCCATCTTCCTGCACTGTCAGGTCCACCTGTGTCTTTTGAGCCACAACAACTGTGCAGCT cactGCTACCCGGGTTACCACAGGCGAACTGAGAGGGATGTATCCTACCATGACATGACATCCATCTCATTAGGACCACTACACCTGATGCGGAGAAATAGCG ACACAATATTGAGATCAAGTGGTGCTCCAGGCCAGTTGACCTCACTGGTGACCCTGCTTATCAGTTGGCTGGCTGCCAAAACTCTGGTCTAG